The region ttcatttctgttactttaaaatactagAAGACACACGTTTCCAAACATGTCAAGTAAGAGAACTTATTGTTAATTTTACACCCACTCTCAAATTATTATAGATATATTTAGgtagatatatttatacaatctcTTGATTGAGAAATAAGTTAAGGTTATCTACTATTATTAATTAACAGCAATTCTTTTTTAATAAGTGTCTTTTTAATCacatcagaaaatatttacacTTTAATTAGTCCCTACCTTGTGAAACACTTTACATATTCAGTCTACATACCAAGCTTGGTGAACACAAGCATTCAAGGAGCTCTTGCAACACTCTGAGAAACCAGATTGGAATCACTGCTGGGCAGATCAAGGCTCACTGTGGGTGTTGCACACAAGGACTTCCATGGTCCCATCCCCAGGCATCAATCTAATGTGTCCAGCTAGTAGAAGTCCAGAATGAGAGAGATCGTGATGGGGAGAAAATCTCCAACCAAGTACTACAAGAATATTTCCTAGAAATGAAGAATAGTATATTGAAGAGCCCAGTCCTGCCCCACATCCAAACACATTTTTGTGACTCCTGGAAACATTGCTCTAAAGAAAGATGTTTCTTTCAGAAAGAAACACTAGGTCATAACCAAAGATGGGAAACAAACCTTGAATCAACAAAAGACTAGAAGATACAAGGTCAATACTACAATTCCAAGCCTCTGGCCTGTAATTGTATACAAATATGATTCTATATGTGATCAATTATCACTTAggcataaaaatttttaaagatatttcagaaGTACAAATCTTCCAAAGTATTGTCTCCAATGAGCATTTTCTTAGAAGGTATCAGATAACTCACTTTACAAGAAAGaaggaatagataaagaaagacaaaatatggaatccaggaaacacaGGATCTAACATAGGGTTTTATAGATGAATCTGTAGAGAACAGTGAAAAAGGTTTTTAGAACATGTCAATACCAGGGGACACATTAAAAACAGTTGTAGATGAGTAGCAGATATTGTAGTGTGACTGGGGATGGACAGGGTCTAGTGCTTCTCATTGGGAGATGTCtttcaatattttcctttttgaacAATCCTCCTATACTGATGTTATAAATCAAAATTCTGTAAAATACAGGAACTtgtaagacagaaatgaaaaggaaggacTAGGCAGAAATACAAATGGTCAGTGAAAAAAATTGGTTATGATTCTTGAAATTATCTCTGGTCAAGTTAGAATCTACACTACACCAAACATATGTCCCTTCACGGTTGCTAACACAgtcaacctgaaaaaaaaatgtaataaaaaccaGATATTCAGAAGATCAAAAATTACTGTTAATtagagaaaaccagatatctcaagttaaggaatttaacaCTTGTCTGTGTTTGAGGAGATGCAAGAGTCTGAACtcattgaaataatttctttgtaTGCACCTGAGGTATCTAGGGCCAATATCCTGTTCCTACCCAACCTAAGTCCCCTCTGGGTGCCCCATAGGAactggctgcagtggctgagggaATGGCGGTGGGCAGCCCGTTGGTCTCCATCCTAAGTTCTCTCAGGGCTCACTGTTGGGAGCAGCGAtagtggcttgatggctgcaacatcctttgtttagtGATATGGCAGAGAACAATTTTCATTCATACCTAggagaaacttgatgtgttttgTTGAAAGAATTCATGCTTTTCCAGAAGAAATTAATTCTCCCTAAGGCACGAGGCATGACTGACAACTGAAGAAAGATAAGCGATAAAACACCAAGAATGAGATTGTTTCATAGAAATTAAAGGCCTATACTAACTCAAGGAAAAACAAAGGCCCTAGGAGTTTGCAGTCCTTGAGAAGAAACACTTTGTGAGGGATATAGAGACTGAGTTGGATCTTGAATGACAAAGTGGATGAAGATGAGTGAAAGGAGAGAAAGTTCCCCGTGGACTAAGAATGCTGTCTGGGGATGGTGCAACCATGAAACCACTACAGCAGCCCCCACACCTTCCTCCGGTGATGAGCCCTGAGGGAAATCAGGATGGAAACAGGGTGTCCGCCATCATGTAGTCAATCATGGCAGCCACCCCCGACGCTGCACCCTGAGGAGACACAGATGGGAAAGTACAAGATACTGGCCCCAGATagctaaggtgcatatcaaaggaatggttaaaatgaggtcacactCTTGCATCTTccaactacctggtttttgttgcaaaactccTATAGAGCCTAGCTCCTCCATATCCCTTTGGAACAGTCCTTCAGAACTATCTGAGAGGCTGATTCccaggcttgaagtcctcagaaagtccaccaaATGGAACATAATTCTCAAATTTTAGGTTGTACATGTTTTTCAGTTGACAGCCCCCAGGGGTGAGGACAAACCTGGGCAAAGCCATGGACGAGAAGCTGAGCTCCACACACGGGAGGCCACAGATGCCCATGCTCCTGCCAGCATCTGTCTGCACCCGGGATGCACtcactgtccccagagtgtgcagCCACCTAGCACTGCTGACCTTCATCACAAGGGCAAAATCCTCTTAGATGTTTCTCTCCCATTGGTGTTCTCAACCATGGCTGTACTGACATTTgatgcagaagtttttttttttttgagtagatGCCCTGAACATTGTTGGTGGTCTAGCAGCATCCCTTATCTCTACCCACTTGAGGCCAATAGCTACCACCCACCCTCTGAGGACACCCAAAACATCTCTACACATTTACAAATGTTCACAGGCATGGGTGGAAGGAGAGAGTAAATCAGCCCCAGTAAAGAATCACAGTTCTAGCACTGGAAGTAGTTTATATCAGTTCTTCTATATATCCCTCACAATGCCCCTAAGGAAGAGAGGTTGTGAATGCCTACAGTTAGCAAGAAAATGTGGGCAGGAAGTGGAGGGAAATTACCAACTGAATCGAGAAGAGATGGCGTAGATACCTAATTAACTGAACTGTCACGTGTGTGGGGATTAAATATTTAACCACACAGTTTTTGGCAATGTCAAGTTGTGTAAAGTTCAGGACTTTGGTGAATGAGCCAAAGAGAAATAGCTGGAGGTCACTCCTGATCCTGGCTGGGCTTCCAAATCCGGCTCCCTGCTCCAAGCCATTAGATGGATCCAGGTATGACTGGATTCAAATACTGCTTCCTTTGTGTTAATAGGGAGGCGACCCAGTCCCTGGGTGGCTAGGGCTCCAACTTCCTGCCCTCCTGACCGGCCCTCTCCCTATTGTGCCTCCAGAGTCCTCACCCGGGAACATGAAGAAGGTGGTGTTAGCACCAGGATGTCAGGCTCATGCCTGGGGTTAGTGTTGGGTTTGATCCTTGCCTTGACTAGCTATTCAGTTTTCAATGAGCTGCTCATTCTAAACAGACCTAATCATAATAGCATGTAATCTATTCagcaaaatatttatgtaaatttaaaatcatCGTGAAAACCAATGACACAGTAATCAATTAGTCACCAACTCTACTACTGTCATCACACAGAGATCAGAGGTGCACAGGCCATGCCCTCAGGGAGCATAACAGGGAGGAAGGGGCCATAGCATCAGGGTGCTGGAGATTCAAGGAGAAAGCTGCTCATGGAAAGACAAAGGTTCCTGGGAAGGGAGATCTGCCAGATTCAGGGGCCAGGAAATAGCACAATAAGTGGGCTGTCCCTGATGTGGCATTGGAAATGATGAGGATTTTCAGCCCAAAGGGACTGAGGCAAGGACAGTGGGGAAGGATGGGTCACAAGGAGCAACGGCCTGGAGATTAAGAAATCAGTCTGAAGTGCACATAGGGCAGTCGTGGGAGTCAAGGTCGTAAGAATCCATGGGAACCATGAAGTGAAAGTCCATTAGGGTCAAACAATGGAGATGGCTTAGTAACAGCCTTGGGAGCTGTGTCTCAGGACAGAACACCTGGCTCCTTACTCAGGCCCTGCCACCCACCAGCTGTGTGCCCTTCATCAAGGTACTTGACCTCTCTTGTCCTGGTGTCTGCAGCTGGGGAGAATGATGTGCCCACCTCATGGGGAGGGTGACCACACATCCCAGCTCACTcggaagaaacctggtttatgtTGTTCGCCCAGCATTCCACCCCCTCAGTGACCCCTCTCACCCTTCAAGTTACCCCAGTTTAGCCAGTATATTTCATCATCACCCTACTCATTGGGTTGTCATGGTGAAGACTGAGAGAGGTTTTCACCAGTGCTGTTTAATCATTTGCCATTCATGTTTCATTGCACTTTGAAAACAAGCACATATGGACTGGTGCCGTGTATGGAAAAGTTTGATAGCAATATGTTAGAGAGAAAAGCTATATATggaaattatatctcaataaaactcttTCTAGAAAAGGTTAGAAAAATATGAAGTAAGCGTGGGTCAAGAAACAGCACTTTAATTTTAAACTGAGGACTTTTCACCTCAGATGTGAACATGATGCTCTTCTGTATTTTCGAGATGGGAAATCGAAGCAGAGATCAGTGATCTCTAAAGGTCCTAGCAGTCCTTCAGGGTTTATCAAAACAACTTTCtcaatttataaaattaatcCCTATCCACTGACATGTAGGCAgctcctgctctgtgcccagcCCTGTTCTGAGGACTTACATGTTGGAAGTCATTCAGACTTCACCACAATCCAAAGAAACACAGCTGTGAAATGCCCACAGCGGGCTGGGCCCAGGGCAAGGGGCACCTGTTCTAGGAAAGGCCCGATGGCGTGAAGAACAGACTGATGACAAGATGACTCCAGGACTGGGGCCTTTTCTGCAGTTTCTGGCCTGGGGAAGTATCTCTCCACCAGACTTTTAGACTTTGGCATGATTTTAAGGAAGAAGAGCTTCCCCTCAAAGAACCTGCCAGTGGTTaatgttccaacagccctggaGGTAAAAGGCAAAGCCCATTGTACAGAAGGAGTGAAAATAAAGAAACGGAGGTGTCTTGTCCCAGAATACCATGGATCTGATTCATCTCAGTAACTTGCACTTAATGGTCATCTAATTTCCAAAGTAACTCTTTGGCCTTCTGTGCCAGTGCATGAATCACAGGAAGAAATGGCTGTCACTGAATGTTGTCATTAAATATGGCAAGGACTCAAGTGACCAAAATATTAATGTGCATACATCTCAAGCCCAAATAAAAATTTCTCTTGCCACatgctttctctctccctcaagACCCAGCAGACTCAGGGTAAAATCTGTAAATAATTCACTTCAACACCGTGGTTTGTCCTTGGATGTCTCACAAACATCCAAACTGAAGGTTCTTCACTCCTCTAGTTTCTGGACCTAATGTAGGGACCTGAGTCAAAATTCCTTTTGGAAAGAGAAATTCTGGCCAGCAACACCAGCATCTAGAACTTTTggtttcttccctttctccttctaaACACTGGCTTGCAAAGGAGTCTTCTGTGAGCTGTTACTGCTATATGATTCACCTGAAAAGGATCATCCCTTGTGACAGAGAACACACCTCTTTATTGTGGCCACCACATGCATAATGTGAGATTGTTTTTATGAGTAAGAAACCTTTGAGGGTGTCCAGTGTCCAGCAGGTAACAGGGCAGGCCTATAATAACTGGGGCACCAGCAGAGTCTCCATTAGGTCCTGGCCAAGGAGACAGTCTCCCATTTCATTACTAAGGTCCTTCAATTGCCTTTGGAATGAAGATCCCCAGCAACGGTCAATTGGGTGAAGGTACACACATGAGAACACAACCTTCTTCCCCAGTTCTAGCCTCTTGCTAAGTCAGTGTTGTTCCTGACAGTTTATGCTGCAGCTGATGATGGAAAGAAATGAGCCCCCAAATGCTCCGGACAGCAAAGAATGCAGTCATGGGTAAGTATTGACTCATCTCTCTTGATCTCTACTCCACTTCTTTCTTTAACCAAAGCCAACTTTGTTTCTCTTATTCCTGTTACCTTCTTATCATCCCTGCTTAAACtggtgagggttttttttttcctatgaggCTGTCCTGTCCCTCTCTGACTCCAAGAGACGTGCATTCCTATCTTGACACATACCATCTTCCCTCAGGGCATCTGTActctctgttccctctgcctagaacgcTCTTTCCCAGATCTTCCCCTGGAAATCAGTATGCAGTCAACCAGCCTTAAAAGTCCCTCCTCCTATAGCTTGCCTGGACCTCCCTTCAGGATGCTGCCCCTGGTGGTTGTTTTGTTGTTCCTTGCAGCCATCGCTCTCTGGTATCACTCATTCAGTTGTAGGCTTCTTTGATGGCCACCTAACTGAGGTAAGCTTTAGAAGGGGAAAGTCCTGACCAACTTACGCCGACAACTGGATCTGTGACACAGGTCACAGTTATAGGAGACTCTCCTGGTGTTGCTAAGCAATAGACGGATGGacagatggttggatggatggaacCTCACACTGATCCTGATTACCTATTTTAAAGCCGTTTACATCGTCTCCCTGTCATCCTTACAAAATCAGGCATGGCATCATTTATGCCTAATTTAGCACTGAGCAAAGAGAAGCTGAGAACAACCAGCACTTTAAATTGTCCAGGAATGTTTCATAATTAGGTGTTGCATCAAAGAGTCAAATCCACATCTACATGAACCCAGATCCCATCAGAGTCCACCATTCAGCACGGCCTCCCCTAAGCAGTTACTCTGCTTCACATGATCCCTTGAATCACTGGAAGAAAACTCCTAAAAAGCTAACAAAGCTAGATGAAAATTCATCATAGATTGTAATATAATGAATGCAAGATATTGAGTTAACGAAGTGAGACACTCTTTGTCAAAACAACCCTCAGAGAAGGCGAGGCATTTTTAACATTTCCCCAGTTTGAAGCATCTTACTGAGAATGGATCCACAGGCAGGGGAGGTCTGCCTTCCAGAGGAGGACTGTGGTATTGCACCCAGCTCAGGTGTTCGGTGAACCAGCAGAACAGACACACAAAATATAAAGTCATTTGTACtttgaagaagaaagagaaggagaaaagaaacaagaggaggaggagggagggagatgaggaggagatgcaggaggaggaggtgggaagagagaatGATAATCACATTCATAATTAAAATACAAGGATAAAAACCCAGGCTCATAATGTACTTTGCTTTATCATTTAGAAAGGATTTTCCATTAATTTAACCTAAAGCCAGGTATCATTATTGCAGTCCAAAAATAGTTTGGAGTCCAAAAGTTTCTGTCTCCTTGGTTTTCTACAAAGACAGCACAGACTGTCTGGGTTCTGGTGGATCCTTGCTGTTGTtgtcagggtttttttgtttttgttttttccttggattttatttttggtcCAAAGCCAGGTTTATCCTGTGACTCATTGTTTCCTTGTGGGAGGGATTATGGTGACCTGGAGAATAAAAGAAGCTGTGTGCAGTCACCTCCAGAGTGAGTTCCGTCTTCTGTGCCTCACTGGACTGAACAGCCAGCAACAGCGGCTCAGACATGAAGCTGGTGACGGTCCTCATGCTGGTCGCCCTCCCCCTTTACTGCTATGCAGGTGAGTACTGACAGGGGGCACAGGCTTTGGGATAAGCTTGTTGTCCGGTCCCTTGTGCAAGATCTCCCCATCCCAAGCTCCAGCACAGGGCAGGTCTGTGTGCCACACACCTAAGGACCAGCACTAATCGCAGGAAATCTGAAAGAAGGGCCTGTGTGGGCACCGCCTCGGCTCTGCAGCTGCACGTCGTGTCTCGTGCCATTCAGGGCGTCCCACCATCACCACAGGTACCATGAAACCAGGATGAGTCTTGTGATCGAAAGTTAGAATTAGGTATGTCAGTGGGGCAAGGGAATGGCAGGCTCTGATGAGCCCCTACATTTATATCCACATGGGTTGCCTGAAAGCAACACTCATGGAGTCTCCttcaaaatggaaacaaacaggAAACCTCCCAGGAGAAAAGGCTCAGGCTGTGGGGTGTGACCCTGTGTTTCGCACCAAGTGGGGAAACCTCATTCTTCACACATTTTCAGAGTAGATTTGAGCCCTTTTTCTGGAATGGCCTTACTCCCAGTCTCTTCCCACTCAAAGGTGACTGAGGAGAACGGCTCACACACTTGGAGGTCTCCTTCCACAGTGAGGATCCAGCTAGAGAGAAACGCCCCGGCAGCTAGACTCTGGTCTTCAGTAACATGACACACACCTAGTTTGCTTTGTTCAGTTTACAAGCCTCTTTTAAATATCCCACCTCATTTGTTCTTGAAGTACGTGTAGATGTGCTCAAGGTGACAGGCTCAAGGTCAAGTAAATGGAAAGCTGCCAACGCGAGAGTAAAACTTAGCTCTCGTGGATCTGATTCTAGAGCTCTTTCCCCTTCCCAACTCAAGCAGACACAGAAGAGCACTTCACAGACAAGAATTTCATTCTTATGTTATTCGCTGTTGCAGAAAATAATTACCATCCACAGAGCTAATGAATAATATTCTATACCCAATTCATTGACAATACTGGGAAATGCCAGTTGCTGCTGTGATGATAATAGTGAAGCATCACATGACTCCAAACAAAGAAAGACCAGGTAATGTTCAATAGGTTGCACTACATCAGAGCATCTCATTTCTCCAGCATCCTATTTAATCAAGGTTAATAGTGTGTGGCTTCTCCGAGCTAACAAGAGGAAGGGAGATGTTTTAGGACTTAAAGAAATCCCAGATCCTGAGTTTCCTCTCATAGAATTCAAAACTCAAGCCCATTCACAATCTTCTTTCTGAATATACATGTCTCCTGGGATGTAAGAGGATGACAAACATCATGGTTTCACCCCAAAGAGCCCACGTTTGCATGCTTTCTTCCCAGGTTCTGGCTGCTCTGTTCTCGAGAAGGCGGTTGAAGATACAATCAATCCTAATCTATCCAAGGATGAATACGTAGCCTCTCTGCAAGAGTTCATAGACGGTGAAGACACTGCAAAGGCTGCAAGGGAATTTAAGCAATGTTTTCTCTCCCAGTCAAATGAAACTCTGGACAACTTCAGAGTGATGATGGTAATTTTGGCTTTTTCTGATATGTTTTAGAATCATGGGACAGGGGCACACAGGCTATGGGTTTGTCACTCCTTATGACAAAGCAAATGATGAATGTGTTTTATTTCCATTGATGTCATTGTGTGGTTAGTCTGATGACTCTGACATCAAGAAAGACTTCCAAGGCTGCAGAGCTGATTTGCCACTTTGTGAAATCTTTAGTGAATCGTAAGTGAAAAAGACAGAAGAGGGCAAAGACGTTTCAGGCAGAGGATTACCTGCCCCCAGTTCCCCAGTACACAcaacacgcgcgcgcacacacacacacacacactttctatCAAGGTAAACAACACCTGATTTCAAGAAGTCCTTCACTTGTAAGAGTGATCAACAAAAAGTCTCCTTTGTCACAAACTGTAAAACATTTGAAGAATGATTCATAGAGTCCAGAATATACCCTTTGAAGAAGAGTTCATACACTTcatcaaaagaatttaaaatgaccTTTCAAGCAATCAAAATTTGTGAGCATGAACAATTGGATTCCTCGACCATCAATGAAGCACCCCAGGAATGACAAATGCAAATCATGGGCATGTATCCACCATGGGGGATGGAACTGTTTAATCTAAATTCAGTAGTTTAACAATGAGTGACTCTTTCTAATTATAAATtgatatttttgagtttattctagcatttatttcctctcctagaatatatttttcctctcctaatatgttatttaaaacatTCCATGGTAGACAATTTAGAAATATTGTAAAAGCCATAAGGGTAAAAGGGAACATCACCTAAGGAGATTTTAAACATGGTACAACAGGAATGAATCTGAGGACATTAGGATCAAGGAAaccagccagacacaaaagacaaatactgcatgacccCGCTTACACCGGGCTTCAAGAATAGCCAATCCCACAGAAACGCAAGGTAGGGTGGTGGTTGACAGGGGCTGGGTGTTGAGGAAAATGGGAGATATTTTACAGGTATGCAGTGTCTCTGTGCAAGACACAGACAGTCTGGAGACGGGTTGCACTGACTGCAAAGTGAATGCGGTGCCAAGTATATTTAAAGTACTTAAGATGGTAACTAAGATTTTATATGAATTTGCTatcattttttttgaaattttaaggtACAATCCTTCCAGTTAAAGATGAtgggcttttttctttaaaaacctaGCTCAGGCTAATCACTCTCAGGGCCCAGACTCAGTAGTTTGTAGTCCTCAAAGGCATGGTAGAGAGATCagactgtgttctatatttctgACAGTGAGGCTGCACAGGAACTCAAAATgtcatatttccttttatttgagTGGAGATTTTAACCATTCTATGTTGAAAAATGATATACATGCAACATAGTTCTTGGATAACTTATTTCAACAAACAAGAAAAGTGCAGAATACACTTGCCTAGGGGTCTCTGGTGGGGAGAATATCTGGAATCGCCAGCTCTTCTCTGGCATTAATAAATGTCTCCTGAACGTTAGAACAAAGGATGAGTTATCCACCACTAACTCTCTCGGATGTCAGATGTGTGTGGACAGATCCAGGAAAACAATGAGAAGAAATGTTTACTTTTCAAGATTTTACTTTGCAAGAGAAAAATCTAAgtgatgtttatttttgtttttccagcaaaGCATATACAACAGTCCTCAGTGTGCTTTGTATTAACTTTCCACGGGACCTTTGGCTCAGAAGACATCGACTATCGGTTCAGATAAACCACAAGCTCGctatcttttttgtcttttgatcaACAAATGGCAAGACAATTGTTGAAACCTCAAactgcattttcatttcaataAAGTTCTGCAAGCCTGAAGTTCTTTTTTGTTCTCTGATTAGAGCAGAGGCTTTACAGAGTTTAATATAACACACACGGTTATTCATTGAAGAACTCACCAGTGAAGGACTGAAGTGTTTGAAAAGTACTTTGTTGGCTACCATCTGTAGCCAACACTGATCCTCTGTCTGGAAAAGTGTTTTCCCTCCTTTTCCAGACAGAAgacttttccctccttccttccccgcATCTCCCCAGGAACTAGCTGGGAGGCGCTGGTGGTTGGGTCATGGCCAAGTTCCCTGACCTGCCAGATCTCCGTCTCCACTCTGAGCCCTGCTGGCCATGGCTGGACACCGCTCTCAGCGATCCCTGTCCCTGACCCaggtgtgcagggctgggaatAGGGCCCGTGAGAGAAGTGCCTCAGGCAAAGCAGGGGTGAAGGCTGTCTTGACTTTAAACTTTGATATAAGCCAtgaattttgagttttaaaaagagttcacaaaaatattatttacccCAATTCCTGAGATTTGGGGTGCCCCTTTAATCATGTGACTCTCCTTAGTCCTGTCTAGACATGGTCCATCCCCTCATTCACACAATGAGCAACAAGGCCAGGAAGGTCACGGAAAATGTGTGCTATGTCGGAATAAAGCAAATCAAAAGATTTGAAATCGAAACTTCACTCTCCTTCCTTTTGCCAGTCCCCACCAGCGTGTCACCAGGGAAAAGTTATTGCCACTTCTGCTCACACCTCCTTAggtcccccttccttcctgggcCATCCCCTCCACCGGGAAGACCTCTGACCCTTTCTCAGGACAATTGTGTTCCCACCAGGTACGACTCTTCCGTCAGGTGTACCCTGTGCAGGAATTAGGCACAACAGAGGTCATGGGTGGGGAGCGAGGAGACCAAGTATGACTGTAGTGGCTGGAATTTCCATTCCCTAGTCAGGCTGCTCGCCGGCTGGGAAGGGAGAAAGGCCTCAGGAAGCCAAGCAATGGCAGCTCCCAGGAGGTGCCTTCCTATGAGTGCAGAATCTGATGTCAGCCTCTAGACAGGGCAGGCGCAGgaagcctcctcccctccccagtctcAGCACCTGGATAACTTTGGCGACCATCTGCCTCGGGACATCTTAGAGCTGACACAGTAGAGCGAGGGTAGGTGTTCCACACAGTCATGTGTTTGCCGGCTGCACCACCCCATGATATCCCTGAAGAGAGTCTGTTGGAGGGGCTGGTGCTACAAACCCATGCAGAGGTCAAGTCAATGATGGGTTGTGCTGACAGCACCGGCAACTGCGAGGTGCCCAGCAGACAGGAGTGTGGGAAGGAGCGGTGAGATGGGAGCAAAGGAAGCAGCCGTTCCAGGATGTCCATGCCAACAAGCCACTCAACCAAGCGTCACGATGGCGAAAGAATCAAAaccatacaaagtatgttctctgcCCACCTTGGAATCAAGCT is a window of Vicugna pacos chromosome 10, VicPac4, whole genome shotgun sequence DNA encoding:
- the LOC140699074 gene encoding mammaglobin-A-like, with the protein product MKLVTVLMLVALPLYCYAGSGCSVLEKAVEDTINPNLSKDEYVASLQEFIDGEDTAKAAREFKQCFLSQSNETLDNFRVMMQSIYNSPQCALY